From the Maioricimonas rarisocia genome, one window contains:
- a CDS encoding PSD1 and planctomycete cytochrome C domain-containing protein → MKHVLILILFFGSPLAARGGTQVDADWFEKHIRPVLVKHCYECHSTGADTPQGGLLLDTRNAMREGGDSGPAVIPGDVDGSLLLEALRYESYEMPPSGRLPDEVIAKFETWIAKGAVDPRDGPTGTTSSAKPAAIDWEAAADFWAFQPPQRHEPPATPADAISSNPIDAFVQTRLAEEGLSPNPPADRRVIIRRLTYDLTGLPPTPEEVDAFVSVDSPQAYDQLVERLLASPHFGERWAAMWLDVARYAEDQAHIVGNNKSLFYPNAWMYRDWLIQAFNNDLPYDEFVRLQLAADLIHPEDTSSHVALGYLGLGPKYYRRGAPEVMADEWEDRVDVVGRGLLGLTVACARCHDHKYDPIPTSDYYALAGVFASTEMFNRPLTDEAEANKDGQAKEPDQAIHIVREGKPEDIAVMIRGDVNRRGDVVPRHFLSVLEDGSPRPFGEGSGRRQLAESIASADNPLTARVIVNRIWAQYFGRGLVGTPSNFGLLGEAPTHPQLLDDLAARFMEQGWSLKWLHREIVTSATYRQSSAQREEAMAADPANRLLWRMPRRRMSVEQWRDSILTASGRLADSVGGPSIVPSDPQEQRRTVYSGRSRFQLNAMLAMFDFPDPNAHSGRRVETTTPLQKLFVINSPFMVQQATWLVERANADVGEEPAARIDRLYRLLYGRAPTDDELTLAVDFTSAASTDGPDRWQQLAQVLLASNELLFID, encoded by the coding sequence ATGAAACATGTGCTGATCCTGATTCTGTTTTTCGGTTCCCCGCTCGCTGCGCGTGGCGGAACGCAGGTCGATGCCGACTGGTTCGAAAAGCACATCCGGCCCGTTCTCGTCAAACACTGCTACGAGTGTCACTCGACCGGCGCCGACACGCCGCAGGGCGGACTGCTTCTCGACACCCGCAACGCCATGCGCGAGGGCGGCGACTCGGGGCCGGCCGTGATCCCCGGCGACGTGGACGGCAGCCTGCTGCTCGAAGCGCTGCGCTACGAGTCGTACGAGATGCCCCCCTCGGGCAGGCTCCCGGATGAAGTGATCGCGAAGTTTGAAACATGGATCGCAAAAGGAGCCGTCGATCCCCGCGACGGTCCGACCGGCACGACGTCCTCGGCAAAGCCGGCAGCCATCGACTGGGAAGCTGCCGCGGATTTCTGGGCCTTCCAGCCGCCGCAGCGACACGAGCCGCCCGCCACTCCCGCAGACGCCATTTCCAGCAATCCGATCGATGCGTTTGTGCAGACCCGGCTCGCAGAAGAAGGCCTGTCCCCCAATCCACCGGCCGACCGCCGCGTCATCATCCGTCGGCTCACGTACGATCTCACCGGCCTTCCACCCACGCCCGAAGAGGTCGACGCCTTCGTCAGCGTCGACTCGCCGCAGGCATACGATCAGCTCGTCGAACGCCTGCTTGCGTCACCGCATTTCGGCGAACGCTGGGCCGCCATGTGGCTCGATGTCGCCCGCTACGCCGAAGACCAGGCGCACATCGTCGGCAACAACAAATCGCTGTTCTATCCCAATGCCTGGATGTATCGGGACTGGCTGATCCAGGCCTTCAACAATGATCTTCCCTACGACGAGTTCGTGCGGCTGCAACTGGCCGCCGACCTGATCCATCCGGAAGACACCTCGTCGCACGTCGCGCTCGGCTATCTCGGACTCGGCCCCAAGTACTACCGCCGCGGCGCCCCGGAAGTCATGGCGGACGAATGGGAGGACCGGGTCGATGTCGTCGGACGGGGTCTGCTCGGCCTGACCGTCGCCTGCGCCCGCTGCCACGACCACAAGTACGATCCGATTCCCACCAGCGACTACTACGCCCTGGCCGGCGTCTTCGCCAGCACCGAAATGTTCAACCGCCCGCTCACCGACGAGGCGGAGGCGAACAAGGACGGCCAGGCGAAGGAACCCGATCAGGCCATCCACATCGTCCGCGAAGGAAAGCCCGAGGACATCGCCGTGATGATTCGGGGCGACGTCAACCGCCGCGGCGACGTCGTCCCCCGTCACTTCCTGAGCGTCCTCGAAGACGGATCACCCCGGCCATTCGGTGAGGGAAGCGGTCGCCGGCAACTGGCTGAATCGATCGCATCGGCCGACAACCCGCTCACCGCCCGCGTAATCGTCAACCGGATCTGGGCGCAATACTTCGGCCGCGGGCTTGTCGGCACCCCGAGTAACTTCGGCCTGCTCGGCGAAGCCCCCACGCATCCGCAACTGCTCGACGACCTGGCCGCCCGCTTCATGGAGCAGGGGTGGTCGCTGAAATGGCTGCATCGCGAGATCGTCACCTCCGCCACGTACCGGCAGTCGAGCGCCCAGCGGGAAGAAGCCATGGCCGCCGATCCTGCCAACCGGCTCCTCTGGCGGATGCCCCGCCGACGCATGAGTGTCGAGCAGTGGCGGGACAGCATCCTGACGGCGTCGGGACGTCTGGCGGATTCGGTGGGCGGCCCCTCGATTGTCCCCTCCGATCCCCAGGAACAGCGACGCACTGTCTACAGCGGGCGCAGCAGGTTCCAGCTCAACGCCATGCTGGCGATGTTCGACTTCCCCGACCCCAATGCCCACAGCGGCCGCCGCGTCGAGACCACGACTCCGCTGCAGAAACTGTTCGTCATCAACAGCCCGTTCATGGTCCAGCAGGCAACCTGGCTCGTTGAGCGTGCCAACGCAGATGTCGGCGAGGAACCAGCCGCCCGCATCGACCGCCTGTACCGGCTGCTGTACGGCCGGGCCCCGACGGACGACGAACTCACACTGGCAGTCGACTTCACCTCGGCAGCCTCGACAGACGGTCCCGACCGCTGGCAGCAGCTCGCACAGGTTCTGCTAGCCTCGAACGAACTGCTGTTCATCGACTGA
- a CDS encoding PVC-type heme-binding CxxCH protein, with translation MSRFFRLCVAVGLLVPAAVASAADDGFRPIFDGKSLSGWRGDENFWHVNNGTIVAESTPDNPCKENTFLVWDQGEVDDFELKLEFRISGSDSANSGIQFRGSERDDGHVIGYQADIDRAGKWVGALYDEATGRGTLAARGQQTVVDAEGDKQTSSLDQSADELLEQIDIDDWNEYSITARGAEITLKINGNVTARVTDNQPGERDLKGLLALQLHSGPPMKIEFRNIRLKRFRLADARKKVVFIAGTPSHGYFSHEHNAGCLLLADKLNTAAREHGLPVLATVYTNGWPKDPTAFDNADTVVSYCDGGGRHYLNDRLDDFDHLVESRGVGLCCIHYAVEVPKGPSGEHFLKWIGGYFEPFWSVNPHWTAKFENLPEHPVTRGVEPFEIRDEWYYHMRFREGMEGVTPILTDLPPRETLNRKDGAHSGNPFVRDAVLERKEPQHVAWAYERPDNKGRGFGFTGGHFHANWKEDNFRKVVLNAIVWTAGLDVPEGGVESATPTQEELEANQDYPKPGEKKAAARRTVRDVAAASKSGAKPAASSPVVTTDTPGHAVEISADVTGAKKLFLVVTDGGNGFSCDWADWAEPRLSGPEGDLKLTELKWKTAATDFGTPQVNRNTQGQPLRIGGQSVEYGIGTHANSIIEYDLPEGHKYTRFIARGGLDNGGTDQGGCGNGASVQFHVFTKRPGRSFLARVTGDRGSGVAASHEAEDALVQLDVHDDLQAQLFAAEPMMFNPTNIDIDHLGRVWVCEVINYRRFRNTDHPERTEGDRILILEDTDGDGAADKSTTFYQGRDIDSAHGICVLPTPSGKGTRALISVGDSVFYLIDDNGDLKADRKEVLFTGIEGTQHDHGIHAFVFGPDGKLYFNFGNNGKRIKDKDGNPIVDKAGNVVNDSRKPYQEGMVFRCNMDGSEFETLAWNFRNNWEVAVDSFGTLWQSDNDDDGNRGVRINYVMEYGNYGYRDELTGAGWRDPRTGWHEEIPKRHWHLNDPGVVPNLLQTGAGSPTGICVYEGELLPGVFQGTLLHTDAGPNICRAYVTEKDGAGYKAEIVNILDGAQLNKWFRPSDVCVAPDGSILVADWYDPGVGGHRMQDVEHGRLFRVAPVGGKHAKYTVPEFDFSTAEGAVKALQSPNLAVRYMAFTALQEMGADAEPALKKLWQSDDLRMRARALWVLGKLGLGDEKTLAYLRQAAKDDNPDIRITSIRLARQLRGKMNLSKFPEALELTDPSPAVRREMLIGLRELTLEDSAAVPEVWASLALQHDGEDRWYLEALGLAADGRWDLFLNAWLNRVGPEWKSKAGRDIIWRSRAEITPDLLSRLIQDPATPKDELPRLMRAFDFQHSQQTQDALTKLAFAGDESEKAAFFQAEALNRLEGFDVNGNREYRAALDRVLEASEGTTQFVKLVEKFNVEDRYDDLLALAQQHSQEQLGMEAVKALLNRKQHALLRKALTSEDRETIDSTLAALATAADGRSTGLLLQLMQDDDQPIAVRRGAIRTLGAARPGALELRKIAESGGYDPILKDAIAASLHTVQWRDIKEVAVKLFPLPASSEGEPLPPISELMSRKGDVQRGKLVFHNSGTCAKCHVVGKLGKEVGPNLSEIGSKLSRQALLESIIYPSAGISHNYESWSILTADGDVLTGIIVSETPDEIAIKDEKAIVRTVKVEDIEDRKKQEVSLMPADLQKVMTARDLVDVVEFLTTLKKK, from the coding sequence ATGTCACGATTCTTCCGGCTTTGTGTCGCGGTGGGCCTGCTGGTTCCGGCCGCTGTGGCCTCGGCGGCCGACGACGGCTTCCGCCCCATCTTCGATGGCAAGAGCCTGTCGGGATGGCGCGGCGATGAGAACTTCTGGCACGTCAACAACGGCACGATCGTTGCCGAGTCGACACCGGACAATCCCTGCAAGGAAAACACGTTCCTTGTGTGGGATCAGGGAGAGGTCGACGACTTCGAACTGAAGCTCGAGTTCCGCATCAGCGGCAGTGACAGCGCCAACAGCGGTATTCAGTTTCGCGGCAGCGAGCGGGATGACGGTCATGTCATCGGCTACCAGGCCGACATCGACCGGGCCGGCAAGTGGGTCGGTGCCCTGTACGACGAGGCGACCGGTCGGGGCACGCTGGCCGCCCGTGGACAGCAGACCGTCGTCGATGCCGAGGGGGACAAGCAGACGTCGTCGCTGGATCAGTCGGCTGACGAACTGCTCGAGCAGATCGATATCGACGACTGGAACGAGTACTCGATCACTGCGCGCGGTGCCGAGATCACGCTGAAGATCAACGGCAACGTGACTGCCCGCGTCACCGACAACCAGCCGGGTGAGCGTGACCTGAAGGGGCTGCTGGCTCTGCAGCTTCACTCCGGCCCGCCGATGAAGATCGAGTTCCGCAACATCCGGCTCAAGCGGTTCCGTCTTGCCGATGCGCGGAAGAAGGTCGTCTTCATCGCCGGCACGCCGAGTCACGGTTACTTCTCGCACGAGCACAATGCCGGCTGTCTGCTGCTGGCGGACAAGCTGAACACCGCGGCCCGCGAGCATGGCCTGCCTGTCCTGGCAACGGTCTACACGAACGGTTGGCCGAAGGATCCGACGGCGTTCGACAACGCCGATACTGTGGTTTCGTACTGTGACGGCGGCGGACGGCATTATCTGAACGACCGGCTCGATGACTTCGATCACCTGGTCGAGTCGCGCGGGGTGGGACTCTGCTGCATTCACTATGCGGTCGAAGTGCCGAAGGGACCGTCTGGCGAGCATTTTCTGAAGTGGATTGGCGGTTACTTCGAGCCGTTCTGGTCGGTCAATCCGCACTGGACGGCGAAGTTCGAGAATCTGCCCGAGCATCCGGTGACGCGGGGCGTCGAGCCGTTCGAGATCCGGGACGAGTGGTACTACCACATGCGGTTCCGGGAAGGCATGGAGGGTGTCACGCCGATTCTGACCGATCTGCCGCCACGCGAAACGCTGAACCGGAAGGACGGCGCGCACAGTGGCAATCCGTTTGTGCGCGATGCCGTTCTGGAACGGAAGGAGCCACAGCACGTCGCCTGGGCGTACGAACGACCGGACAACAAGGGGCGTGGCTTCGGCTTTACGGGTGGGCACTTCCACGCCAACTGGAAAGAAGACAACTTCCGCAAGGTCGTACTGAACGCGATCGTCTGGACTGCCGGGCTGGACGTGCCGGAGGGGGGCGTCGAATCGGCCACGCCGACGCAGGAAGAACTGGAAGCGAACCAGGACTACCCGAAGCCTGGTGAGAAGAAAGCTGCAGCACGCAGGACGGTTCGCGATGTGGCCGCTGCGTCGAAGTCCGGTGCGAAGCCAGCCGCCAGCAGTCCGGTTGTGACTACGGACACGCCGGGGCATGCGGTTGAGATCTCGGCAGACGTTACCGGCGCGAAGAAGCTGTTCCTGGTGGTTACCGATGGCGGAAACGGCTTTTCCTGCGACTGGGCGGACTGGGCCGAGCCGCGTCTGTCAGGTCCTGAAGGGGATCTGAAACTGACAGAACTGAAGTGGAAAACGGCGGCGACGGACTTCGGTACTCCACAGGTCAACCGCAACACGCAGGGGCAGCCGCTGCGCATCGGTGGACAGTCGGTCGAATACGGAATCGGCACGCACGCGAATTCGATCATCGAGTACGACCTGCCCGAGGGGCACAAGTACACGCGGTTCATCGCCCGGGGTGGACTCGACAACGGCGGGACCGATCAGGGGGGCTGCGGCAACGGCGCGAGCGTGCAGTTTCATGTGTTCACGAAGCGGCCCGGCCGGTCGTTTCTTGCCCGTGTGACGGGAGATCGCGGCAGTGGCGTCGCCGCCAGCCACGAAGCGGAAGATGCCCTCGTGCAGCTCGATGTGCACGACGATCTGCAGGCGCAGCTGTTTGCCGCCGAGCCGATGATGTTCAACCCGACGAACATCGACATCGATCATCTGGGCCGGGTGTGGGTGTGCGAGGTCATCAACTACCGGCGGTTTCGCAACACCGATCATCCGGAACGGACCGAAGGGGATCGCATCCTGATTCTCGAAGACACCGACGGCGATGGAGCGGCCGACAAGTCGACAACGTTTTATCAGGGTCGGGACATCGATTCGGCTCACGGCATCTGCGTGTTGCCGACTCCGAGCGGCAAGGGAACGCGAGCGCTGATTTCGGTCGGCGACAGTGTGTTTTATCTGATCGATGACAACGGCGATCTGAAGGCGGACCGCAAAGAGGTTCTGTTCACGGGGATCGAAGGGACGCAGCACGACCACGGCATTCATGCGTTCGTGTTCGGCCCGGACGGGAAGCTGTACTTCAACTTCGGCAACAACGGCAAACGGATCAAGGACAAGGACGGCAACCCGATCGTCGACAAAGCCGGCAACGTGGTGAACGACAGCCGCAAGCCGTATCAGGAAGGGATGGTCTTCCGCTGCAACATGGATGGCAGCGAGTTCGAGACCCTCGCGTGGAACTTCCGGAACAACTGGGAAGTGGCGGTCGATTCGTTCGGCACGCTGTGGCAGTCCGACAATGACGACGACGGCAACCGGGGCGTGCGGATCAACTACGTGATGGAGTACGGCAACTACGGCTATCGGGACGAACTGACCGGTGCCGGCTGGCGCGACCCCCGTACGGGCTGGCATGAGGAGATTCCGAAGCGGCACTGGCATCTGAACGACCCGGGCGTCGTGCCCAACCTGCTGCAGACCGGTGCCGGCTCTCCGACCGGGATCTGCGTCTACGAAGGAGAACTGCTGCCGGGCGTCTTTCAGGGAACCCTGCTGCACACCGATGCCGGGCCGAACATCTGCCGGGCTTACGTGACCGAGAAGGACGGAGCCGGTTACAAAGCCGAGATCGTCAACATCCTGGACGGAGCGCAGCTGAACAAGTGGTTCCGCCCGTCGGATGTCTGCGTGGCACCGGATGGTTCGATCCTCGTTGCCGACTGGTACGACCCGGGCGTGGGTGGTCACCGGATGCAGGATGTCGAGCACGGACGGCTGTTCCGCGTGGCACCGGTCGGCGGGAAGCATGCGAAGTACACGGTTCCCGAGTTTGACTTCTCGACGGCTGAAGGAGCGGTGAAGGCATTGCAGTCACCCAACCTGGCGGTTCGCTACATGGCGTTCACCGCGCTGCAGGAGATGGGAGCCGACGCCGAGCCGGCACTGAAGAAATTGTGGCAGTCGGACGATCTGCGGATGCGGGCCCGGGCCTTGTGGGTGCTGGGGAAGCTGGGGCTGGGTGACGAGAAGACGCTGGCGTATCTGCGGCAGGCTGCGAAGGACGACAATCCTGATATCAGGATCACGTCGATTCGGCTGGCCCGTCAGCTACGGGGGAAGATGAACCTGTCGAAGTTTCCCGAGGCGCTCGAACTGACCGACCCGTCGCCGGCCGTTCGCCGTGAGATGCTGATCGGACTGCGGGAACTGACGCTCGAGGACTCGGCTGCGGTGCCGGAGGTCTGGGCGTCGCTGGCGCTGCAGCATGACGGCGAGGACCGCTGGTATCTCGAAGCACTCGGTCTGGCGGCTGATGGTCGCTGGGATCTGTTTCTGAACGCGTGGTTGAACCGGGTTGGCCCGGAATGGAAGTCGAAGGCGGGCCGCGACATCATCTGGCGGTCGCGGGCGGAGATCACGCCCGACCTGCTTTCGCGGCTCATTCAGGACCCAGCCACGCCGAAGGACGAGCTGCCGCGACTGATGCGGGCGTTCGACTTCCAGCATTCGCAGCAGACTCAGGACGCATTGACGAAGCTGGCTTTTGCAGGCGACGAGAGTGAGAAGGCGGCGTTCTTCCAGGCGGAGGCGCTGAACCGGCTGGAAGGCTTCGACGTCAATGGCAATCGCGAGTATCGGGCGGCTCTCGATCGGGTGCTCGAAGCCTCCGAGGGGACGACGCAGTTCGTCAAGCTGGTCGAGAAGTTCAACGTTGAGGACCGGTACGATGATCTGCTGGCACTGGCGCAGCAGCATTCTCAGGAGCAGCTGGGTATGGAAGCGGTCAAGGCGCTGCTCAACCGCAAGCAGCATGCGTTGCTGCGGAAGGCGCTGACGAGCGAAGACCGGGAGACGATCGACAGCACGCTGGCGGCACTCGCGACCGCGGCCGACGGTCGCAGCACGGGGCTGCTTCTGCAGTTGATGCAGGATGACGATCAGCCGATCGCCGTGCGGCGGGGGGCGATCCGAACGCTTGGTGCGGCCCGGCCGGGTGCGCTCGAGCTGCGAAAGATCGCCGAGTCGGGCGGGTATGATCCGATCCTCAAGGACGCGATTGCTGCATCGCTGCATACGGTGCAGTGGCGGGACATCAAGGAGGTAGCGGTCAAGCTGTTCCCTCTGCCCGCGTCGAGCGAAGGAGAACCGCTGCCACCGATCTCCGAGTTGATGAGCCGCAAGGGAGACGTGCAGCGGGGCAAGCTGGTGTTCCACAACAGCGGCACCTGTGCGAAGTGCCACGTGGTGGGGAAACTCGGCAAGGAGGTTGGACCGAACCTTTCCGAGATCGGCAGCAAGCTGAGCCGGCAGGCGCTGCTGGAGTCAATCATCTACCCGAGTGCGGGGATCAGCCATAACTACGAGAGCTGGTCGATTCTGACCGCGGACGGGGACGTGCTGACGGGGATCATCGTCAGCGAGACGCCGGATGAGATCGCGATCAAGGATGAGAAGGCGATCGTGCGGACGGTCAAGGTGGAGGACATCGAGGATCGGAAGAAGCAGGAGGTGTCGCTGATGCCGGCCGACCTGCAGAAGGTGATGACCGCCCGGGACCTGGTGGATGTGGTGGAGTTTCTGACGACGCTGAAGAAGAAGTGA
- a CDS encoding SMI1/KNR4 family protein, which translates to MNHLMRKHGQPVTNAQIETIEQRLEVTLPPVYRQFLLVVNGGTPHRTLLDVPNWPGKATLMDEMFDVDGLVRWTEELAHDLPPGFVAAGVDPGGNFLCIGTIGEHVDQVYYWDASADWNLREEEGTMFRVADDIEDMLEHLEADS; encoded by the coding sequence ATGAATCACCTGATGAGGAAGCACGGGCAACCTGTAACCAATGCCCAGATAGAAACCATCGAACAGCGGCTGGAAGTAACGCTTCCGCCCGTCTACCGGCAGTTTCTGTTGGTTGTCAACGGTGGTACACCACATCGCACTCTGCTTGATGTTCCGAATTGGCCGGGGAAGGCGACGCTCATGGACGAAATGTTCGACGTTGACGGCCTGGTACGGTGGACCGAAGAGCTGGCCCATGATCTTCCTCCGGGATTTGTTGCTGCGGGTGTCGACCCAGGAGGCAACTTCCTGTGTATTGGAACCATCGGAGAGCATGTCGACCAAGTGTATTACTGGGACGCATCGGCAGACTGGAATCTTCGAGAGGAGGAGGGAACCATGTTCCGTGTTGCAGATGACATCGAGGACATGCTCGAACATCTCGAAGCAGATTCGTGA
- a CDS encoding DUF1559 domain-containing protein — protein MPEIRTSRRRGFTLIELLVVIAIIAILMALLLPAVQQAREAARRTQCKNQMKQLGLALHNYHDVNLTFPMGTRRPVSAPNWRIGLLPYLDQAPLYNTLDIDSQETVGGFSSEREDSGSYGYGTGNNSILAGLVVPGWNCPSSDLSTNASGQSPTYNNAERGQTHDYVGIAGGTPDPSGSSGACSGVLGYGGIACENGLLYPNFSKRMRDVMDGTSNTMIVGEQSGLVGDLDIRANYHGGWAGFTTGGRPSQFTSSPWGSGTTTVRYPINADETICDSSSGCNSTYDLNTTLSSYHTGGTHGLLCDGSVRFLSENMAMETLIQLSVRNDGTVMGEF, from the coding sequence ATGCCTGAGATTCGAACGTCACGTCGTCGTGGATTTACGTTGATTGAGCTTCTGGTGGTCATCGCGATCATTGCGATTCTGATGGCCCTGCTGCTGCCGGCCGTGCAGCAGGCACGTGAGGCGGCCCGCCGCACGCAGTGCAAGAACCAGATGAAGCAGCTGGGACTGGCGCTGCACAACTATCACGATGTGAACCTGACCTTCCCGATGGGGACGCGGCGGCCGGTTTCTGCACCGAACTGGCGCATCGGCCTGCTGCCGTATCTCGATCAGGCCCCGCTGTACAACACGCTCGACATCGACTCGCAGGAGACGGTCGGCGGTTTCTCGAGTGAACGGGAAGACAGCGGTTCGTACGGATACGGCACGGGCAACAACTCGATTCTGGCCGGGCTGGTCGTGCCGGGCTGGAACTGCCCGTCGAGCGACCTGAGCACGAACGCGAGCGGTCAGAGCCCGACCTACAACAATGCCGAGCGTGGCCAGACGCACGACTATGTCGGCATCGCCGGTGGTACGCCGGACCCCTCCGGCAGTTCGGGAGCCTGCTCCGGTGTGCTGGGGTACGGCGGAATTGCCTGCGAGAACGGTCTGCTCTATCCGAACTTCTCGAAGCGGATGCGGGATGTCATGGATGGAACGTCGAACACGATGATCGTTGGCGAACAGTCGGGGCTCGTGGGAGACCTGGACATTCGGGCCAACTATCACGGTGGATGGGCCGGCTTTACGACCGGTGGACGTCCGTCGCAGTTCACGTCCTCGCCGTGGGGATCGGGAACGACGACCGTCCGGTATCCGATCAATGCCGACGAGACCATTTGCGACAGCAGCTCGGGCTGCAATTCGACGTACGACCTGAACACGACGCTCAGCTCGTACCACACCGGTGGTACGCACGGGCTGCTGTGTGACGGCTCGGTGCGGTTCCTGTCCGAGAACATGGCGATGGAAACGCTGATTCAACTGTCGGTCCGCAACGACGGAACCGTCATGGGCGAATTCTGA
- a CDS encoding DUF1501 domain-containing protein: MHNMNLLSRRELLSRAGTGFGMLGLAGTMQAAGLLGHAAGASTSPVLHTPPKAKRVIFLFMNGAPSHVDTFDPKPALEKHAGEQPTGKLYKPSKGAGFMPSPFKFAAHGESGVVMSELFPHMAQCADDLCVIRSMHTAVPNHEPGLLMMHCGNQQPIRPCLGSWVSYGLGTENENLPGFVVLSPGRPVVGPQLWSNSFLPGEHQGTAVDTNNLEVDKLLANIRHPHLDRSQQREQLDLLLALNRRHLEQRQNESALDEQIRAMELAYEMQTEASEAFDVSREPKSVRELYGESTFAQSCLLARRLVERGVRMVQVYYVTKNGKQPWDTHNKNNAKHRTLCADSDRATAALLMDLKARGLLDDTLVVWGGEFGRTPYAQNDKKNKGFENAGRDHHHTGFSMVLAGGGVRGGLAYGATDEFGMDAIENRVHVHDLHATMLHLLGIDHEQLTYRYSGRDFRLTDVHGRVVHDIIT; this comes from the coding sequence ATGCACAACATGAACCTGCTCTCGCGTCGCGAACTGCTCAGCCGCGCCGGCACCGGCTTCGGCATGCTCGGCCTCGCCGGAACGATGCAGGCGGCCGGTCTGCTCGGTCACGCCGCAGGGGCCTCGACGTCGCCCGTCCTGCATACGCCCCCCAAAGCGAAGCGGGTCATCTTCCTCTTCATGAACGGCGCCCCCTCCCACGTCGACACGTTCGATCCCAAGCCGGCTCTCGAAAAGCACGCCGGCGAGCAGCCGACCGGCAAGCTCTACAAGCCCTCCAAGGGGGCCGGCTTCATGCCCTCGCCGTTCAAGTTCGCCGCGCACGGCGAGAGCGGCGTGGTAATGAGCGAACTGTTCCCCCACATGGCCCAGTGTGCCGACGACCTGTGCGTCATCCGCTCGATGCACACTGCCGTCCCCAATCACGAACCGGGCCTGCTGATGATGCACTGCGGCAATCAGCAGCCAATCCGCCCCTGCCTGGGCTCGTGGGTCTCGTACGGACTCGGAACCGAGAACGAGAACCTGCCCGGCTTCGTCGTTCTCTCGCCCGGACGCCCGGTCGTCGGTCCGCAGCTCTGGTCGAACTCCTTCCTGCCGGGCGAACACCAGGGAACTGCCGTCGACACCAACAACCTCGAAGTCGACAAGCTGCTGGCGAACATCCGGCACCCGCATCTGGACCGATCACAGCAGCGGGAGCAGCTTGACCTGCTGTTGGCCCTCAACCGCCGGCACCTTGAGCAGCGGCAGAACGAGTCCGCCCTCGACGAGCAGATCCGGGCGATGGAACTCGCGTACGAGATGCAGACCGAAGCCTCCGAGGCGTTCGATGTCTCACGCGAGCCGAAATCGGTTCGAGAACTGTACGGCGAATCGACGTTCGCTCAGAGCTGCCTGCTCGCCCGCCGGCTGGTCGAGCGGGGCGTCCGCATGGTGCAGGTCTACTACGTCACGAAGAACGGCAAACAGCCCTGGGACACGCACAACAAAAACAACGCCAAACACCGCACGCTCTGTGCCGACAGCGACCGTGCAACGGCCGCGCTGCTGATGGACCTGAAGGCCCGGGGACTGCTCGACGACACGCTCGTCGTCTGGGGCGGTGAATTCGGCCGCACGCCATACGCGCAGAACGACAAGAAGAACAAGGGCTTCGAGAACGCCGGCCGCGATCATCATCACACCGGCTTCTCGATGGTGCTCGCCGGCGGCGGCGTCCGCGGCGGGCTGGCGTACGGAGCCACCGACGAGTTCGGCATGGACGCGATCGAGAACCGCGTCCACGTGCATGACCTGCACGCGACGATGCTGCACCTGCTCGGCATCGATCACGAACAGCTGACGTACCGGTACTCGGGACGTGACTTCAGACTGACCGACGTCCACGGCCGCGTCGTGCACGACATCATCACGTGA
- a CDS encoding REP-associated tyrosine transposase: MSNYRRWRFGQIYFFTLVTYRRRPFLTSPAARTALREAFHSVREERPFEVLAIVLLPDHLHTVLELPHGDTDYSTRWRLIKSGFTRRWLATSGRDGSGSASRTHRRERAIWQRRFFEHTCRDDRDLLRCIDYVHINPVKHRLVERVRDWPWSSFHRYVRLGEYPPEWGSASDWYGDEFAAYE; this comes from the coding sequence ATGAGCAACTACCGTCGATGGCGATTTGGGCAGATCTACTTCTTTACGCTGGTCACGTACCGGCGACGTCCGTTTCTGACGTCGCCGGCCGCCCGGACTGCACTTCGCGAGGCGTTTCATTCGGTGCGCGAGGAGCGGCCTTTCGAAGTTCTTGCGATTGTCCTGCTTCCCGATCACCTCCACACAGTTCTGGAACTTCCGCACGGTGACACCGACTACAGTACCCGATGGAGACTGATCAAATCGGGGTTCACCCGCCGATGGCTGGCGACGAGTGGTCGGGACGGGAGCGGCAGTGCGAGCCGAACACATCGACGAGAGCGGGCGATCTGGCAACGACGTTTCTTCGAACACACGTGCCGGGACGATCGTGACCTTTTGAGGTGCATCGACTACGTGCACATCAATCCCGTCAAGCACCGACTCGTTGAGCGGGTGCGGGACTGGCCGTGGTCGTCATTTCACAGATATGTTCGACTGGGCGAGTATCCGCCGGAGTGGGGCTCTGCATCGGACTGGTACGGCGACGAGTTTGCGGCGTATGAGTGA